One Epinephelus lanceolatus isolate andai-2023 chromosome 10, ASM4190304v1, whole genome shotgun sequence genomic region harbors:
- the spaca6 gene encoding sperm acrosome membrane-associated protein 6, protein MCTSALCLVCVSLLFGTSLSCYQCFVDVQDSLRLCWGHVLKEHNVRNVDACFRMLDRIFNNHARVIEAGRVGKGYDKQLKELLDAEIQPMVQEFDEKLNNDTVYEERLQTAADNFIAAASKLPRVSGCFGPCGFQSAGEAFNCITCQYDSCEFPLDCPVKEIKAMENSRSRMWCRVPFDLPEDIEVIWRFAEEVKTQQVDQFKEVTAGVDRLYSIPSTSSLHQGTYQCEIYSGQRSIVRLYYYLTVTPQVVAGHTELQEIFDLSLLPGGRLLPAPGGPPDSLLLLPSPLLLAACLTALLLLLFLSLGALYWSSNPEQTCHAEQADGDGDSVS, encoded by the exons ATGTGCACATCTGCTTTGTGTCTCGTGTGTGTTAGCTTGCTGTTCGGGACCTCTCTAAGCTGCTATCAGTGCTTCGTTGATGTGCAAGACAGTCTTCGCCTGTGTTGGGGTCACGTTTTGAAGGAGCACAATGTTAGAAATGTTGACGCCTGCTTCAGAATGCTGGACCGCATATTCAACAACCATGCGAGAGTAATTGAGGCTGGCAGAGTGG GTAAAGGCTACGACAAACAACTGAAAGAACTTCTGGATGCAGAGATCCAGCCCATGGTGCAGGAGTTCGACGAAAAGCTGAATAACG ACACAGTGTATGAGGAAAGgttgcagacagcagcagacaatTTCATCGCAGCTGCCTCCAAACTGCCTAGAG TGTCTGGATGCTTCGGTCCATGTG GTTTTCAGAGTGCAGGTGAAGCATTCAACTGTATTACCTGCCAGTATGACTCCTGCGAATTCCCTCTCGACTGTCCAG TTAAAGAAATTAAAGCAATGGAGAACAGCAGGAGCCGAATGTGGTGCCGAGTGCCGTTTGACTTACCAGAGGATATTGAGGTGATCTGGAGGTTTGCAGAAGAG GTGAAAACCCAGCAGGTGGATCAGTTTAAAGAAGTGACTGCGGGGGTGGACAGGCTCTATTCCATCCCTTCAACCAGCTCGCTGCATCAGGGCACATACCAGTGTGAGATCTACTCAGGCCAACGCTCCATTGTCAGGCTATACTACTATCTCACAG tgACCCCCCAGGTTGTGGCAGGCcacacagagctgcaggagATATTCGACCTGTCTCTGCTCCCAGGAGGGCGGTTACTCCCTGCGCCTGGTGGTCCCCCtgactccctcctcctcctcccctcgcCACTGCTTCTCGCCGCCTGTTTAACTGCTTTGCTTCTGCTGCTGTTCCTCTCCCTGGG GGCTCTGTACTGGTCATCAAACCCAGAGCAAACATGCCATGCTGAACAagcagatggagatggagattCAGTATCCTGA